In Paracoccus aminophilus JCM 7686, a single window of DNA contains:
- the trpE gene encoding anthranilate synthase component I: MDLAPEFAEFERGWAEGRNQLVTIRLAADLDTPVSLMLKLAEAAPNSFMLESVTGGEIRGRYSFIGMKPDLIWQCRDGKATINRNARYSPDFEADERPALDSLRALITESRIEMPENVPPGAAGLFGYLGYDMIRLVEHLPDVNPDPLGLPDAMLLRPTVVAVLDGVKGEVTLCAPAWYEPGVPARAAYAQAAERVMEALRALDRQPYEPRTFGAEMKVGQPRSNFTREGYLAAVEKAKDYIRAGDIFQVVPSQRWSLDFPLPPFALYRSLRRTNPSPFMFFLNLDGFQIVGASPEILVRLRDGEVTVRPIAGTRKRGADAAEDRALEADLLSDQKELAEHLMLLDLGRNDVGRVAKIGTVRPTEKFIIERYSHVMHIVSNVVGELREGEDALSALLAGMPAGTVSGAPKVRAMEIIDELEPEKRGVYAGAVGYFAANGEMDMCIALRTAVVKDGQLYIQAGGGVVYDSDPEAEFEETENKSRALRRAAEEAARFVRGANS, translated from the coding sequence ATGGATCTGGCACCGGAATTTGCGGAATTCGAACGGGGCTGGGCGGAGGGCCGCAACCAGCTGGTGACGATCCGGCTGGCGGCCGATCTGGATACGCCCGTCAGCCTGATGCTGAAACTGGCCGAAGCCGCGCCGAACTCGTTCATGCTCGAAAGCGTCACCGGCGGAGAAATTCGCGGGCGCTATTCCTTCATCGGCATGAAGCCCGACCTGATCTGGCAATGCCGCGACGGCAAGGCCACGATCAACCGCAATGCCCGCTATTCGCCGGATTTCGAGGCCGATGAGCGGCCTGCGCTGGACAGCCTGCGCGCGCTGATTACGGAAAGCCGGATCGAGATGCCGGAAAACGTGCCGCCGGGGGCTGCGGGGCTTTTCGGCTATCTCGGCTATGACATGATCCGTCTGGTCGAGCATCTGCCCGATGTGAACCCCGATCCGCTTGGCCTGCCTGACGCGATGTTGCTGCGTCCGACCGTGGTCGCGGTGCTTGACGGGGTGAAGGGCGAGGTCACGCTTTGTGCGCCCGCCTGGTATGAGCCGGGCGTGCCTGCGCGCGCCGCCTATGCCCAAGCCGCCGAGCGGGTGATGGAGGCCCTGCGTGCGCTCGATCGCCAGCCCTATGAGCCGCGCACCTTCGGCGCAGAGATGAAGGTCGGCCAGCCGCGCTCAAACTTCACGCGCGAGGGCTATCTCGCTGCGGTCGAGAAGGCCAAGGATTACATCCGCGCGGGCGATATCTTCCAGGTCGTGCCGAGCCAGCGCTGGTCGCTCGATTTCCCGCTGCCGCCCTTCGCGCTTTACCGCTCGCTGCGCCGCACCAATCCCTCGCCCTTCATGTTCTTCCTCAACCTCGACGGCTTCCAGATCGTCGGCGCGAGCCCCGAGATTCTGGTCCGTCTGCGCGACGGCGAGGTCACGGTGCGCCCGATCGCAGGCACCCGCAAACGCGGCGCCGATGCGGCCGAGGATCGCGCGCTCGAGGCCGATCTGCTGTCGGATCAGAAAGAGCTCGCCGAACATCTGATGCTGCTCGATCTCGGGCGCAATGATGTCGGCAGGGTCGCCAAGATCGGCACCGTGCGCCCGACCGAGAAATTCATCATCGAGCGTTACAGCCACGTCATGCATATCGTCTCGAATGTCGTGGGCGAGCTGCGTGAGGGCGAGGATGCGCTCTCGGCACTGCTCGCGGGGATGCCCGCAGGCACGGTCTCGGGCGCGCCGAAAGTCCGCGCGATGGAGATCATCGACGAGCTCGAACCCGAAAAGCGCGGCGTCTATGCCGGTGCGGTCGGCTATTTCGCCGCCAATGGCGAGATGGATATGTGCATCGCGCTGCGCACAGCAGTGGTCAAGGACGGCCAGCTTTACATTCAGGCCGGGGGCGGCGTCGTCTATGACAGCGATCCCGAGGCGGAATTCGAAGAGACCGAAAACAAAAGCCGCGCTTTGCGTCGCGCGGCGGAAGAGGCGGCGCGCTTCGTGCGCGGCGCCAACAGCTAA
- a CDS encoding DUF2127 domain-containing protein — protein MFTASRRMLHWVFEASVLLKGIFASFETLFGVLLLTPLSLRALHFLQDTGLHRAIADPDDRLAHFLTHHLNGMGREHLHFWAIYMIGHGLVKLCVVVALMKEWYSAFPFAMLVLAGFIGWQMLDWWHTGSIVMVALSAFDAFIIWLTWREWRARANQTPATQ, from the coding sequence ATGTTCACCGCCAGCAGGCGCATGTTGCATTGGGTCTTCGAGGCCTCGGTTCTCCTCAAGGGGATCTTTGCGAGCTTCGAGACTCTGTTCGGCGTGCTCCTGCTGACGCCTCTCAGCCTGCGCGCGCTGCATTTCCTGCAAGACACCGGGCTCCATCGCGCCATTGCCGATCCCGATGACCGGCTGGCGCATTTCCTGACCCATCATCTCAATGGCATGGGCCGCGAGCACCTGCATTTCTGGGCGATCTACATGATCGGCCACGGTCTGGTGAAGCTCTGCGTGGTCGTCGCGCTGATGAAGGAATGGTATAGCGCCTTCCCCTTCGCCATGCTGGTTCTGGCGGGGTTCATCGGCTGGCAGATGCTGGATTGGTGGCACACCGGCAGCATCGTCATGGTCGCGCTTTCGGCCTTTGACGCCTTCATCATCTGGCTGACCTGGCGGGAATGGCGGGCGCGGGCAAATCAGACGCCCGCGACCCAGTAA
- the gpt gene encoding xanthine phosphoribosyltransferase: MTERLPHEKGFHVSWDQMHRDARALAWRLDGRDWRAVVAITRGGLVPAMIVARELDIRTIDTISVKSYHKQEQGGLVVLKSPDPELMQDGEGILVIDDLVDSGRTLELVREKYPKAHFGTVYAKPKGKPMVQDYVTEVSQDTWIFFPWDMALQYVQPIRGED, from the coding sequence ATGACCGAGCGCCTCCCCCACGAAAAAGGCTTTCACGTCAGCTGGGACCAGATGCACCGCGATGCGCGCGCGCTGGCGTGGCGGCTGGACGGGCGCGATTGGCGCGCGGTTGTGGCGATCACCCGCGGCGGTCTCGTGCCCGCGATGATCGTGGCGCGCGAGCTTGATATCCGCACCATCGACACGATCTCGGTCAAATCCTACCACAAGCAGGAACAGGGCGGTCTGGTGGTCCTGAAATCGCCCGACCCCGAGCTGATGCAGGACGGCGAAGGCATCCTCGTCATCGACGATCTGGTCGATTCCGGTCGTACCTTGGAGCTGGTGCGCGAGAAATATCCGAAGGCCCATTTCGGCACCGTCTATGCCAAACCCAAGGGCAAGCCGATGGTGCAGGATTATGTGACCGAGGTCAGCCAGGACACCTGGATCTTCTTCCCCTGGGACATGGCGCTGCAATACGTCCAGCCCATTCGCGGCGAAGACTGA
- a CDS encoding LysE family translocator, with translation MSVEQFLALFAAMSLAILTPGPAIIAATQAAFQYGRSRAWPYALGLATGASLWCIFALLGLAVVFKLHPPLFVAMKIFGGFYLLWFAVVLWRASTQPIPEAADGASKGFWGGITLNLSNPKPALFYAAVILSIFPEAMSVDQKVVVYFTCLGTELFWYSLIAISMSTAVMRTRYFAAKLWIDRAAALAMGLLGLLLILHH, from the coding sequence ATGAGCGTCGAACAATTTCTGGCGCTCTTTGCCGCCATGTCTCTGGCCATTCTGACCCCCGGCCCGGCGATCATCGCCGCCACGCAGGCGGCGTTCCAATATGGCCGGTCGCGGGCCTGGCCCTATGCGCTGGGTCTGGCGACGGGCGCCTCGCTCTGGTGCATCTTCGCGCTTCTGGGGCTTGCGGTGGTCTTCAAGCTGCATCCCCCGCTGTTCGTGGCGATGAAGATCTTCGGCGGCTTCTATCTGCTGTGGTTTGCCGTGGTGCTGTGGCGCGCCTCGACTCAACCGATCCCCGAGGCGGCGGATGGTGCGAGCAAGGGCTTCTGGGGGGGAATCACGCTCAACCTCTCGAACCCGAAACCCGCGCTCTTTTATGCGGCGGTGATCTTGTCGATCTTCCCCGAGGCGATGTCAGTCGATCAGAAAGTGGTGGTTTACTTCACTTGTCTGGGAACCGAGCTTTTCTGGTATTCACTGATCGCTATTTCTATGTCGACAGCGGTGATGAGGACGCGCTATTTCGCAGCCAAACTCTGGATTGATCGCGCGGCGGCTCTGGCGATGGGGCTTTTGGGCCTGCTATTGATCCTTCATCATTGA
- the fabI gene encoding enoyl-ACP reductase FabI — MSSNGGHGLMQGKRGLIMGLANDKSIAWGIAKALANAGAELAFSYHGEALKKRVDPLAAEIGSDFVVECDVSDEQSVADLFTKLGARWDGIDFVVHAIGFSDKDQLRGRYADTTRDNFLMTMDISVFSFTSVARHASAMMSNGGSLLTLTYYGAERVMPHYNVMGVAKAALEASVRYLAEDLGKDGVRVNAISAGPIKTLAASGIGDFRYIMKWNELNSPLRRNISQDEVGQSALYLLSDMSSGVTGETHHVDAGYHVVGMKAVDAPDISTAKKD; from the coding sequence ATGTCAAGCAATGGCGGTCACGGGTTGATGCAGGGCAAGCGTGGCCTGATCATGGGGCTGGCGAACGACAAGTCGATTGCCTGGGGCATCGCCAAGGCTCTTGCCAATGCCGGTGCCGAGCTGGCTTTTTCCTATCACGGCGAAGCACTCAAGAAGCGGGTCGATCCGCTGGCGGCGGAAATCGGTTCCGATTTCGTGGTCGAATGCGATGTCTCGGATGAGCAATCGGTGGCGGATCTGTTCACCAAACTGGGCGCGCGCTGGGACGGCATTGATTTCGTCGTCCATGCGATCGGCTTTTCCGACAAGGACCAATTGCGCGGGCGCTATGCCGATACGACGCGCGACAATTTCCTGATGACGATGGATATTTCCGTCTTCTCCTTCACCTCGGTCGCACGTCATGCCAGCGCGATGATGTCGAATGGCGGCAGCCTGCTCACGCTGACCTATTACGGCGCCGAGCGTGTGATGCCCCATTACAACGTCATGGGCGTCGCCAAAGCCGCGCTGGAAGCCTCTGTGCGCTATCTGGCCGAGGATCTCGGCAAGGACGGCGTGCGGGTCAATGCGATCTCGGCCGGGCCGATCAAGACGCTGGCCGCTTCGGGCATTGGCGATTTCCGCTATATCATGAAGTGGAACGAGCTGAATTCGCCGTTGCGCCGCAACATCAGCCAGGACGAGGTCGGCCAATCGGCGCTTTACCTGCTCTCGGATATGAGCAGCGGCGTCACCGGCGAGACCCATCACGTCGATGCGGGCTATCATGTCGTCGGCATGAAAGCCGTCGATGCGCCCGATATTTCGACGGCGAAGAAAGACTAA
- the pdxH gene encoding pyridoxamine 5'-phosphate oxidase, whose protein sequence is MSERTGIFAGNDPFDIARRWLTEAEKAEPNDPNAIALATVDADGLPDVRMVLLKDIDGSGDDGSFVFYTNYESAKGVEIEATGVAAFVLHWKSLRRQIRVRGHVIREEGAPADAYYRSRALQSRIGAWASAQSRPLASRGTLVAEVARQGINQGLNPARPPFWGGYRIQPVQIEFWSDGAFRLHDRFRWVRKNNYKENKELDFPVENIADSLWEVCRLSP, encoded by the coding sequence ATGAGCGAGCGGACCGGAATTTTCGCGGGAAACGACCCGTTCGACATCGCAAGGCGCTGGCTGACCGAAGCCGAAAAGGCCGAGCCGAACGATCCGAATGCGATCGCTCTGGCGACGGTCGATGCCGATGGGCTGCCCGATGTCCGCATGGTTCTGCTGAAAGATATCGACGGCTCGGGCGATGATGGCTCGTTCGTTTTCTATACGAATTATGAAAGCGCCAAGGGCGTCGAGATCGAGGCAACCGGCGTCGCGGCCTTCGTGCTCCATTGGAAAAGCCTGCGCCGCCAGATCCGCGTGCGCGGCCATGTCATCCGCGAGGAAGGCGCTCCGGCCGACGCCTATTACCGCTCGCGCGCGTTGCAATCGCGCATCGGCGCCTGGGCCTCGGCGCAAAGTCGGCCGCTTGCAAGCCGCGGAACCCTGGTGGCCGAGGTCGCACGTCAGGGAATCAATCAAGGATTGAACCCTGCACGCCCGCCGTTCTGGGGCGGCTATCGCATACAACCTGTGCAAATCGAATTCTGGAGTGACGGTGCGTTCCGACTGCATGACCGCTTCCGTTGGGTGAGAAAGAATAACTACAAAGAAAACAAAGAGCTGGACTTTCCGGTCGAAAATATCGCGGATTCGCTTTGGGAGGTCTGCCGTCTTAGCCCTTGA
- a CDS encoding cold-shock protein — translation MNDNGGLKRPVTGVIKWFDTARGFGFLSVIDEDGCDVLLHANVLRNFGQSSVADGSKVEVIAQETTRGMQAIEVLSIEPPATGAMPPIADLSSTFVEDVERLPLLPARVKWFDKGKGFGFANVFGQKGDIFLHIEVLRHCGFADLAVGEAIAIRIVDGRRGLMAAQILAWDRVLEEEKPAAGAVPLLLKPRLVAGVL, via the coding sequence ATGAACGATAACGGCGGCCTGAAGCGCCCGGTCACTGGTGTGATCAAATGGTTCGATACGGCGCGCGGCTTCGGCTTCCTGTCGGTCATCGACGAAGACGGATGCGATGTTCTTTTGCACGCCAACGTTCTGCGCAATTTCGGCCAGAGCTCTGTTGCGGATGGGTCCAAGGTTGAAGTCATTGCGCAGGAAACCACGCGCGGGATGCAGGCGATCGAAGTCCTGTCGATCGAGCCGCCTGCAACCGGGGCGATGCCGCCGATCGCTGATCTCAGCTCGACCTTTGTCGAAGATGTCGAGCGCCTGCCGCTGCTGCCCGCGCGGGTGAAATGGTTCGACAAGGGCAAGGGCTTCGGCTTTGCCAATGTTTTCGGTCAAAAGGGCGATATTTTCCTGCATATCGAAGTGCTGCGGCATTGCGGTTTCGCCGATCTCGCCGTGGGCGAGGCCATTGCGATCCGCATCGTCGATGGCCGTCGCGGGCTGATGGCCGCGCAGATTCTCGCATGGGATCGCGTGCTTGAAGAAGAGAAACCGGCCGCGGGCGCCGTGCCTTTGCTGCTTAAACCGCGACTGGTTGCGGGCGTCCTTTGA
- a CDS encoding DUF192 domain-containing protein — MIRALALAVPLLAVLTPPVGAVSFTCSPDKVVFATLDGATSISVEIADTEAERARGLMFREHLGEKEGMLFIYDSPRPVAFWMKNTVIPLDMVFLDARGVIRLIHSNARPHDETPIPGAAPGDDDPARLMVLELAGGEAARLGLEPGMGMASTRLPQSGAVLPCP; from the coding sequence TTGATCCGCGCCCTCGCGCTGGCCGTGCCGCTGCTGGCGGTCTTGACCCCGCCTGTCGGGGCTGTTTCTTTTACCTGTAGTCCCGATAAGGTCGTTTTCGCGACGCTCGACGGGGCAACCTCGATTTCCGTCGAAATCGCCGATACCGAGGCCGAGCGGGCGCGCGGCCTGATGTTTCGCGAACATCTCGGCGAGAAGGAAGGGATGCTCTTCATCTATGACAGCCCGCGACCTGTGGCCTTCTGGATGAAAAATACGGTGATCCCGCTCGATATGGTGTTTCTCGACGCACGGGGGGTGATTCGGTTGATTCACTCCAATGCGCGTCCCCATGACGAGACCCCGATCCCCGGCGCCGCGCCGGGCGACGATGATCCGGCCCGGCTGATGGTGCTCGAACTCGCTGGCGGAGAGGCCGCGCGGTTGGGCCTTGAGCCCGGCATGGGCATGGCCTCAACCCGCCTGCCGCAATCCGGCGCGGTTCTGCCCTGTCCTTAG
- a CDS encoding tyrosine-type recombinase/integrase, with amino-acid sequence MTRIVLKGINKVRKKLATGEYREHHYVGRGRGAVKFWDNSMSFAVGSPEYVAAFSAAGSSASPATGKFRSIILRFLDSPDFGGLAPRTQSDMKTSFYHDKNGIDRKFGDAPLAAFDDPRIRVQALDWRDKIGGKVGDDRIRHLQRLVAYAHDRGTLRHHHLQKVKSVYKSNRSEIFWTPDEIERFRIGSPPHVWRILAIALETGLRPGDLAELTRDHVHRTPHGYRIVIRTSKRQRLASIPVTAGMAAILSEVPADQSTLIATQSGAPYKHENYLGDAVSEWRDRLRIRKELRLYDARGTAATRLLEAGADLKEIATHMGWSLKHASEVIERYVALSADMSDSLAEKLQTAEKRKILQTKLQTGGQNVS; translated from the coding sequence ATGACTAGGATCGTCCTTAAGGGGATCAACAAGGTCAGAAAGAAGCTCGCAACAGGCGAATACCGCGAACACCACTACGTTGGCCGCGGCAGAGGGGCGGTCAAATTCTGGGACAACAGCATGTCGTTTGCGGTTGGCTCGCCGGAGTATGTCGCTGCGTTTTCCGCAGCCGGATCGAGCGCCTCGCCAGCTACAGGCAAATTTCGATCGATCATTCTCCGCTTCCTTGACAGCCCTGATTTTGGCGGCCTCGCCCCGCGCACCCAAAGCGACATGAAAACATCGTTCTATCACGACAAGAACGGGATCGACCGCAAGTTTGGTGACGCCCCCTTGGCCGCCTTTGACGACCCGCGCATTCGCGTTCAAGCCCTAGACTGGCGGGACAAAATCGGCGGCAAGGTCGGGGATGACCGAATCCGGCACCTGCAAAGGCTGGTCGCCTATGCGCACGATCGCGGCACCCTCCGCCATCACCATCTGCAGAAGGTCAAATCGGTCTACAAGAGCAATCGATCGGAGATCTTCTGGACGCCAGACGAGATCGAACGCTTCAGAATTGGTTCGCCACCTCATGTCTGGCGGATCCTCGCGATTGCGCTTGAAACCGGCTTACGCCCAGGCGACCTCGCCGAGTTGACGCGTGATCACGTCCACCGGACACCACATGGGTATCGCATCGTGATTCGCACGAGCAAACGCCAGCGGCTCGCGTCCATCCCCGTTACCGCAGGGATGGCGGCCATCCTTTCAGAGGTTCCGGCAGACCAAAGCACGCTGATCGCTACCCAATCTGGCGCACCCTACAAGCACGAGAACTACCTCGGCGACGCCGTGAGCGAATGGCGGGACCGCCTGAGGATTCGCAAAGAACTGCGTTTGTATGACGCACGGGGAACCGCCGCGACGCGGCTACTCGAGGCAGGCGCCGACCTGAAGGAAATCGCCACGCATATGGGCTGGTCGCTCAAGCACGCCTCCGAGGTCATCGAGCGCTATGTCGCGCTCTCCGCAGACATGAGCGACAGCCTCGCCGAAAAGCTACAGACGGCGGAAAAACGGAAAATCCTGCAAACCAAGCTGCAAACCGGAGGTCAAAATGTCAGCTAA
- a CDS encoding DNA cytosine methyltransferase produces MTYQPHLPMIIDSFAGGGGASTGIELALARSPDVAINHSEKALALHAANHPETLHLDSNIWDVEPLSVTKGRHVGLLWASPDCKHFSKAKGGAPRDRNIRDLAWVVVKWAEFAKPDVICLENVEEFRSWGPIDNNGQPIKELAGIEFERWSRRLKRAGYRMQWRELRACDYGAPTIRKRFFMVARRDGRPITWPKPTHGDPQSSEVRKGKLLPWRSAAECIDWSLPCPSIFDSAAEIMEKHSLRAVRPLASNTLARIARGMKRYVLEAERPFLVNLTHGGRVEDLAQPIKTITGAHRGEKALVAPNLLSLKGTARRASTIEAPHPTVLAGGGHSALIAPSLQRFNTGATGQDLRDPLATITANSWIKKPGGAAPLGVLAPYLASIAHGDSGGRREYPLADPLGTVTVGGIQHAVIAPFLATMRNSQKPWQGADDPTHTITAGGAGLTLIAASMIQTGYGEREGQAPRALDIRAPLGTVVAGGAKHAPFAAFLAQHNGGPRMEAHAGHDIGQPISTIAASGSHQTPVAAWFAKYYGTGDGARADEPCHTITVKDRMAHMQAELAAPPFGPEHRARARAVSEFLRAHGAWQGGEFVTLDLNGDTFVVVDIGMRMLTPRELFTAQGFPKDYVIEGVWEGLDSDEPHWRAFPKDVQVSCCGNSVCPPVAAAIVSANCQHLVIKEDRRVG; encoded by the coding sequence ATGACCTATCAGCCGCACCTGCCCATGATCATCGACAGCTTTGCCGGCGGCGGTGGCGCCTCGACCGGGATCGAGCTTGCGCTCGCCCGCTCGCCCGATGTCGCGATCAATCACAGCGAAAAGGCCTTGGCACTGCATGCCGCCAATCATCCCGAAACGCTGCATCTCGACAGCAATATCTGGGATGTCGAGCCGCTGAGCGTCACCAAAGGCCGCCATGTTGGTCTGCTCTGGGCCAGCCCGGACTGCAAGCATTTCTCGAAGGCCAAAGGTGGCGCGCCGCGCGACCGCAACATCCGCGATCTGGCATGGGTCGTGGTCAAATGGGCCGAGTTCGCCAAGCCTGACGTGATCTGCCTCGAAAACGTAGAGGAATTCCGCAGCTGGGGGCCGATCGACAACAACGGCCAGCCCATCAAGGAACTGGCCGGGATCGAGTTCGAGCGTTGGTCGCGCCGCCTCAAAAGGGCCGGATACCGGATGCAATGGCGGGAATTGCGCGCCTGCGATTATGGCGCGCCCACGATCCGCAAGAGGTTCTTCATGGTGGCCCGGCGTGATGGTCGGCCAATCACCTGGCCGAAACCGACCCATGGCGATCCCCAATCCTCCGAGGTGCGGAAGGGCAAGCTCCTGCCGTGGCGGTCAGCCGCCGAATGCATAGACTGGTCGCTGCCGTGCCCCAGCATCTTCGACAGCGCGGCCGAGATCATGGAGAAGCATTCGCTTCGCGCCGTGCGACCGCTCGCGTCGAACACGCTGGCGCGGATTGCCCGCGGGATGAAGCGCTATGTGCTCGAGGCCGAACGCCCCTTCCTCGTGAACCTGACCCACGGCGGCCGGGTCGAGGATCTGGCCCAGCCGATCAAGACGATCACAGGCGCCCACCGCGGCGAAAAAGCGTTGGTTGCACCGAATCTGCTCAGCCTCAAAGGGACGGCGCGCCGTGCCAGCACCATCGAAGCGCCGCATCCGACCGTCCTTGCCGGCGGCGGGCATAGCGCCCTGATCGCGCCGAGCCTACAGCGCTTCAATACCGGCGCAACCGGCCAGGACCTGCGCGACCCGCTGGCGACGATCACCGCCAACAGCTGGATCAAGAAGCCGGGCGGCGCGGCGCCCCTTGGCGTGCTCGCTCCCTATCTGGCCAGCATCGCCCACGGAGACAGCGGTGGACGGCGGGAATACCCGCTGGCTGACCCTCTGGGCACCGTCACCGTGGGCGGGATCCAGCACGCGGTGATCGCCCCCTTCCTCGCAACCATGCGCAACAGCCAGAAGCCTTGGCAGGGCGCGGATGATCCGACTCATACGATCACCGCTGGAGGCGCAGGTCTGACACTGATCGCCGCCTCGATGATTCAGACCGGCTATGGCGAGCGCGAGGGCCAAGCCCCCCGCGCGCTCGATATCCGCGCGCCACTCGGCACGGTGGTTGCAGGCGGTGCCAAGCACGCGCCATTCGCGGCCTTCCTCGCCCAGCACAACGGCGGGCCCCGCATGGAGGCCCATGCCGGTCACGATATCGGCCAACCGATATCGACCATCGCCGCATCTGGCAGTCATCAGACCCCGGTCGCGGCATGGTTCGCGAAATACTACGGCACTGGCGATGGCGCGCGGGCGGACGAGCCCTGCCACACGATCACTGTCAAGGACCGCATGGCCCATATGCAGGCCGAGCTGGCAGCGCCGCCCTTCGGCCCCGAGCATCGGGCCCGTGCGCGGGCCGTGTCCGAATTCCTGCGCGCACATGGGGCATGGCAGGGCGGCGAATTCGTTACCCTCGATCTGAACGGCGACACCTTTGTAGTGGTCGATATCGGCATGAGGATGCTAACCCCGCGTGAGCTGTTCACTGCGCAGGGCTTTCCGAAGGACTATGTCATTGAGGGCGTCTGGGAGGGGCTGGACAGCGACGAGCCTCACTGGCGCGCCTTTCCGAAAGACGTTCAGGTCAGCTGCTGCGGCAACAGCGTTTGCCCACCCGTCGCCGCCGCCATCGTCAGCGCCAACTGCCAGCATCTGGTCATCAAGGAAGACAGGAGGGTTGGGTGA
- a CDS encoding YfdQ family protein produces MSQSSEQFGQVTALAADPRSALETVLEAARIAAPTIFGQDGREYAALPKSFSLLDISDPNRLPSRVQQAVTVDDRASLSAYANRFKSDRSVIIADFDALTVSARLDWHEHNLGEDFPAPGYNAHAVTLKLRPSEEFARWDAMEGKIHPQDEFARFLEENSVDIGHPEAATMIEISRDFEATVGQTYKSALRLDNGDRKLVFETDTKVQNGVVIPEKFTLSIPIYNGEQPEELSCLFRWRAMGGGAVGLGFQWHRVEYQRRAHFTQIALTASEETGLPFYMGRFA; encoded by the coding sequence ATGTCTCAAAGCTCCGAACAATTCGGCCAAGTCACCGCGCTTGCCGCGGATCCACGCAGCGCCCTCGAAACCGTTCTGGAGGCCGCACGCATCGCGGCGCCGACCATCTTCGGCCAGGACGGCCGTGAATACGCTGCGCTGCCGAAAAGTTTCAGCCTACTCGACATTTCCGACCCGAACCGGCTTCCCTCGCGGGTCCAGCAAGCGGTCACGGTCGATGATCGCGCATCGCTCTCAGCTTATGCCAACCGCTTCAAATCTGATCGCTCGGTTATCATTGCGGATTTCGACGCGCTCACCGTGTCGGCACGCCTTGACTGGCACGAGCATAACCTTGGCGAAGACTTCCCCGCCCCCGGTTACAACGCCCATGCCGTCACGTTAAAGCTGCGCCCCTCGGAGGAGTTTGCCCGCTGGGATGCGATGGAGGGCAAGATCCATCCCCAAGACGAGTTCGCGCGCTTCCTCGAAGAGAACAGCGTCGACATCGGTCATCCCGAAGCCGCGACCATGATCGAGATCAGCCGCGACTTCGAGGCCACGGTCGGACAAACCTACAAATCCGCCCTGCGCCTGGACAACGGCGACCGCAAGCTGGTCTTCGAGACCGATACCAAGGTCCAGAACGGCGTCGTGATCCCCGAGAAGTTCACGCTCTCCATTCCGATCTACAATGGCGAGCAGCCAGAAGAACTGAGCTGCCTTTTCCGTTGGCGCGCCATGGGTGGCGGCGCGGTTGGTCTCGGATTTCAATGGCATCGCGTCGAATACCAACGCCGCGCGCACTTCACGCAAATCGCACTCACCGCATCTGAGGAAACCGGCCTGCCTTTCTACATGGGGCGGTTTGCCTGA
- a CDS encoding tellurite resistance TerB family protein, translated as MEAPEVDRALGGNIPNRTAPGGSGHSQGKGNQMLGKLFGKKAEAVVQKFSGRTDYLEAVCAGAALVAAADGEIGDDEVSATVKAVKANKVLAQGFEPQVIEKTINSMLDRAGGGRVGRAGLRKEISEVAKDAEMAEAVVLTMLDVAEADGSIAPEEQKVLDSVAKDLGIDLSRLAA; from the coding sequence ATGGAAGCCCCCGAGGTGGATAGGGCCCTCGGGGGCAACATTCCCAACAGAACCGCGCCCGGCGGCTCCGGGCATTCACAAGGAAAAGGAAATCAGATGCTTGGAAAGCTCTTTGGCAAGAAGGCAGAGGCTGTCGTCCAGAAGTTCTCTGGCCGGACCGACTATCTCGAAGCCGTTTGTGCCGGTGCAGCACTCGTGGCCGCTGCTGACGGCGAGATTGGTGACGACGAAGTCAGCGCGACCGTCAAAGCCGTGAAGGCAAATAAGGTGCTCGCACAGGGCTTTGAGCCCCAGGTGATCGAGAAGACGATCAATTCCATGCTGGATCGCGCAGGCGGCGGGCGCGTCGGTCGCGCGGGGCTGCGCAAGGAAATCAGCGAGGTCGCCAAAGATGCCGAGATGGCAGAGGCCGTTGTGCTGACCATGCTCGATGTTGCGGAGGCAGACGGATCGATTGCACCAGAAGAGCAGAAGGTTCTGGATTCCGTGGCAAAGGATCTGGGCATCGACCTGTCGCGGCTAGCCGCATGA